A portion of the Nomia melanderi isolate GNS246 chromosome 2, iyNomMela1, whole genome shotgun sequence genome contains these proteins:
- the upSET gene encoding SET domain-containing protein upSET isoform X1, with the protein MSFVLQLGTVETPVEKKNGSQPATTLLGQETPNQVVVGTDDAGKSQIIQCLEATSEIPTGHVISFTTVKSVNVTYPVAKAAREVQRLAGSQTNTTQVLTTRVISQKLPSTSHQTLNTTAHVTHVPVNSQSLSSAGNGVTHVYPLQYASSVQNKQQHGRSQVVDGKQQQQLTGTSVSGLQGNVHQKTQQQVPAQQLVTSNAVKAISTATSVPNIQRIHVKAQNLVGQSQTVNLQKVKTVNATQAVAVQRNSLPRIQTVQKGQTVSMPATTNQFTVNQVVNNSTVQRGQQQGSNANLQKAQANASNTQKVAQHVYNSQKVSAQILASHPNHKAQQVTGNQQAGLQKLQGQQQKNLTIPRQQQPSTVNNVQKSSNSVAGIQKAQMLGQVQGQQQPVQVQKHVQQVQSSQRTSHSTGQQKSPTVAAVNSNRVQSLTNVCKSNSVPNITKMQQNANLLTVSKQQQVISQPQPQQVHVQSSPQLQQQLLQQTSQSQQQQITNKQQQGNLNQQVQRSHSITNVHQKVTAIATMPNNQRTQVVNSKVQQQQQMVMRVGVPKNQAQCLQQGSLKNVPQKVVNAVKTSNTPQNAIQQPLQRNANSQPVKIIQQQQNVIGPQNAQKQPGCIKTIPPQKSAQRNHQQKVTGIKTSLNTNVTAVKGQGPSTAVPQKTSIKTLLPQQSVTPNMLMHKNQPIKIQQQTIQQKQLVMTSQFPQQVRQQSGQIKTLLPVTSTEPRKDVENKIEPESCVPEEDDHQEAAPKSPVRRMPHPYEVTYCLQFVLQDHNYVAPPPRSPSPPSPPPHPKQQAINGAGSSAATSQHPYMYGQVVSGSNVEDDAASAISSEAGREAEPEGEETETAPEGEGDDEDSVTRCICDFEHDDGYMICCDRCLVWQHVDCMGIDRSNIPDEYLCEICRPRRVDRQRARALQMRKREELLNSDTSSDTSSTSSADTDVGVNAVPKKRTLPQQQQPQQVPRRKSDPPSQVRRLNNNNNNNNNVAKRQRRDSHPRQSSAVRKKEATKRGPGKRKPKRRMSLEDKEEETQDSWSSSNVAPLRQWIERYEEAVTNHYSPELRARISSIKVNGTHSDLRQSNMNVIASGKCRLNVHSNNVRFLVATMYLPPNTPVVELRGKYMLSTQHRPSHPQGRQHTQRPGPFVFFYRLPRDGTEVCVDTRTYGNDARFVRRSCKPNAEVKHCIEKGTLHLYIVTTTAIEKNAEITIRHEQHDLLLSPNPNGPMVPIVCACNNPRECQIASVNQLSRRGSNGSLAENADGRERRRRGRRNTVCEDSDSSTAMPSTSVTQPTPPPVTTPAAVSPAPARRTITPTMTTVTRQTPKEEPPATIVQQPQTSPNLTQVTAPETKKDKKKMTREERKMEAIMKAFERLEKAEQRKQEVQARNAQRKESGSTHSDNEDNPTTTITSKQKQQSSERPLRRKKRKGRTRTSSQSQSGSRRSRLNSADSDVSSGEESNSMQSPPLSSQNHSQSRDAPYSSHLHTPGKNTNDNMNTGSGHQGIPTAAGLLLALANSNAPGPSSPPLQQPTPVKSPTCDSGASSSSQSSTPPTPLSSACLLVAAAVGPLAPGFKFPKTKKVLMNEWLKESPDPPQANVPQVSPLPALPSAPLPNSINPLCRSTDFSLPADSSAEFLSQSYAAKSLATLVQAANSVSGICDSPPQRKQAITGNTVCPVSSGSAKKRWLRQAISEECDSPNSRPESPPASEMVAPPKKRRIARESLSSDNYTPPTTPTMLHPEAVPNARSLCPTEDDYIEHLQSPMMEHTDERHLDSMESIKQEEPPEEKLRQKLCIEIPPQNFHMKTLKTEETVEIVPMDSLVKEKSIELKVEPKEEEMYCEPPEQLDLKPIKEELRLVKNEIDYQRDRIKKEHVIKQEVVDMEKGTVEIVDQNEEGDTEMEDLSSPIDAMESDAILKQRVDEMRLEFGGTINEIESEKCDDEDRKQDSMRCEVKSDDNMSIDEFDVEAQMKKITGDDGNDYKEKVDTSSEKDKSMDGIEGLMESSKEDSESEDKDLEDVKYETSFKSFSIDHEERMFKEFENKVDQEDIIEHEMKDVEQTEESQKPEQPSVFVASSEESIFESTSSNMDAESIAEPPKIFHSIPPLSERIRKKTEASASKSQLNFEAAIIESTIDIESSDGSKNGEQKSMLSTALRELLEAKLDDLAPEEVKEETVDENSTTFIETKSETSEQSVDVPDTSLRTVPQEVHIEEIPVKEEEAAPHKEVKRLKDPRTVVPNSMPAPAFKPDAIPPVKRKLSISEYRKRKQQSSGTPPDPEPSPTDASTTDKGSARGRSDSASSGTSSLSSDEEASKIPSLSLDLPGLTALPLFNNAEGEEKKGNGGEEGTIGWSAAPTLVERQRENLTERLKREFGLFLSDDEEERARKHGLTAEAILKARKSSPPHPTVSNTPPGYPVPPQLPPQPYIPPPGSASIHYPQFQAKPCPVQYPTFTVPQNAPQPVYANAQASSNKQQPQQQFLVPQASQAPPGSNPYPPQFIPPTTTAVSISKFSSTTPPPSGNQMYPASGQSQKPFYNHPASRS; encoded by the exons ATGAGCTTCGTTCTACAGCTGGGCACAGTAGAAACGCCTGTGGAGAAAAAGAACGGTAGTCAACCAGCCACTACCTTGCTTGGCCAGGAAACGCCGAACCAGGTAGTGGTTGGTACCGACGATGCTGGAAAATCTCAGATCATTCAGTGTTTGGAGGCCACATCGGAAATCCCAACTGGCCACGTGATATCCTTCACCACAGTTAAATCAGTGAACGTCACTTATCCGGTAGCGAAAGCTGCCAGAGAGGTACAGAGGCTCGCAGGCTCCCAAACGAACACCACCCAGGTATTAACTACCCGTGTGATTTCGCAAAAGTTGCCATCCACCAGCCATCAAACACTGAACACTACGGCTCACGTGACTCACGTGCCGGTAAACTCGCAGTCCTTATCATCAGCGGGCAATGGAGTAACGCATGTGTACCCTTTGCAGTATGCGTCCTCTGTGCAGAATAAACAACAACATGGTAGGAGTCAGGTAGTTGATGGTAAGCAGCAACAACAGCTGACAGGGACCAGTGTGTCTGGGTTACAAGGCAATGTGCATCAGAAGACCCAGCAACAGGTCCCTGCACAGCAACTGGTTACCAGTAATGCGGTAAAGGCAATCAGCACAGCCACCTCAGTGCCAAATATTCAAAGGATACACGTTAAAGCGCAGAATCTCGTTGGCCAGTCTCAAACCGTTAATTTGCAGAAAGTGAAGACAGTGAACGCCACTCAGGCTGTTGCTGTGCAGAGGAATTCTTTGCCTAGGATACAAACGGTGCAAAAGGGACAGACTGTGTCCATGCCAGCCACAACAAATCAGTTCACAGTGAACCAGGTAGTAAACAACTCCACTGTACAAAGAGGCCAACAGCAGGGAAGTAATGCGAATCTCCAAAAAGCACAAGCAAATGCCAGTAACACACAAAAAGTGGCGCAGCATGTTTACAACAGTCAGAAAGTATCAGCCCAGATACTAGCCAGCCATCCAAATCATAAAGCACAACAGGTAACTGGTAATCAGCAAGCAGGGTTACAGAAGTTGCAGGGTCAACAACAGAAGAACCTGACCATTCCCAGGCAGCAGCAGCCAAGCACTGTgaataatgtacaaaaatcTAGCAATTCTGTAGCTGGTATACAGAAGGCGCAAATGCTAGGACAAGTGCAGGGTCAGCAGCAGCCAGTGCAGGTTCAGAAACATGTGCAACAGGTTCAGTCCTCTCAGAGAACTTCTCACTCAACTGGACAACAAAAGTCTCCAACAGTGGCAGCAGTCAATTCCAATAGAGTGCAATCGTTAACGAATGTATGTAAGAGTAATAGTGTCCCCAATATCACCAAGATGCAGCAGAACGCAAACCTGCTGACTGTGAGCAAACAACAGCAGGTGATATCGCAGCCACAGCCGCAACAAGTACACGTGCAGTCTTCGCCTCAGCTGCAGCAGCAACTGCTTCAGCAAACCTCTCAATCTCAACAGCAACAGATCACTAACAAGCAACAGCAAGGAAACTTGAATCAACAGGTACAGAGGAGTCACAGTATTACAAACGTGCATCAAAAGGTTACAGCCATCGCTACTATGCCAAATAATCAACGCACTCAGGTAGTGAATTCCAAGgtacaacagcaacaacagatGGTGATGAGAGTGGGTGTACCAAAAAATCAGGCGCAGTGTTTACAGCAAGGGAGTTTGAAGAACGTGCCGCAGAAAGTAGTGAATGCTGTTAAAACATCAAATACCCCACAAAATGCGATTCAGCAACCGTTGCAAAGGAATGCCAATTCTCAACCTGTGAAAATCATCCAGCAGCAACAGAACGTGATAGGCCCACAGAACGCCCAGAAGCAACCTGGATGCATTAAAACCATACCGCCTCAGAAATCCGCGCAGAGAAACCATCAGCAAAAAGTGACTGGTATCAAGACCTCGTTAAATACAAACGTGACGGCAGTAAAGGGTCAAGGGCCTAGCACTGCAGTCCCCCAAAAGACGAGTATCAAAACACTGCTCCCTCAACAATCCGTTACACCCAATATGTTGATGCACAAGAACCAGCCAATCAAGATACAACAGCAAACCATCCAGCAGAAACAGCTTGTCATGACATCTCAATTTCCTCAGCAAGTCCGGCAGCAGTCCGGTCAAATAAAAACCTTGCTACCAGTAACCAGTACCGAACCTCGCAAAGACGTCGAGAACAA AATCGAACCCGAATCGTGTGTACCTGAAGAAGATGATCATCAAGAAGCAGCACCTAAATCTCCAGTTAGAAGAATGCCTCATCCCTACGAGGTAACCTAT TGTTTGCAGTTTGTTCTACAGGATCATAATTACGTGGCGCCGCCACCGCGGTCGCCTTCACCTCCGTCACCACCGCCTCATCCAAAGCAACAGGCCATCAATGGTGCTGGAAGTTCTGCAGCAACTTCTCAGCACCCCTATATGTATGGACAAg TTGTGAGCGGCAGCAATGTTGAAGACGACGCAGCTAGCGCTATTAGTAGCGAGGCTGGCAGAGAGGCAGAGCCGGAAGGCGAAGAAACCGAAACTGCTCCTGAGGGAGAGGGAGATGACGAAGATAGTGTTACTAGATGTATATG TGATTTCGAACACGACGATGGGTACATGATCTGTTGCGACCGATGTCT GGTGTGGCAACACGTAGATTGCATGGGCATAGATCGTTCTAACATTCCTGACGAGTACCTTTGCGAGATCTGTCGGCCGCGACGAGTAGACAGACAAAGAGCGCGCGCATTACAGATGCGTAAACGCGAGGAATTGTTGAACTCGGATACGTCGTCGGACACATCGTCTACCAGTTCGGCGGACACCGATGTCGGTGTGAATGCGGTCCCGAAGAAACGAACGTTGCCACAGCAACAGCAACCACAGCAGGTCCCCAGGCGAAAGTCTGATCCGCCGTCGCAAGTGAGGCGTCtgaacaacaataacaataataataataacgtagcGAAAAGGCAGAGGAGAGATTCGCATCCGAGACAATCTAGCGCTGTACGTAAGAAAGAGGCAACGAAACGGGGTCCGGGTAAACGTAAACCGAAAAGACGAATGAGTCTCGAAGACAAAGAAGAGGAAACGCAGGACTCATGGAGCTCCTCAAACGTGGCGCCTCTTCGACAGTGGATCGAGCGGTACGAGGAGGCAGTCACGAATCACTATAGTCCAGAATTAAGGGCTAGGATATCCTCTATTAAAGTGAACGGCACGCATAGTGATCTCAGGCAAAGCAACATGAACGTTATCGCCTCTGGAAAATGCCGCCTAAACGTACACAGTAATAACGTTAGG TTTCTGGTGGCAACAATGTACCTACCGCCGAATACACCGGTCGTTGAGCTAAGGGGGAAGTACATGTTGAGTACTCAACATCGACCGTCGCATCCACAAGGAAGGCAACACACGCAAAGGCCGGGCCCTTTCGTATTCTTTTATCGGTTGCCACGTGACGGTACGGAAGTGTGCGTGGATACGAGAACGTATGGGAACGATGCTCGATTCGTGCGGCGTAGTTGTAAGCCTAACGCGGAAGTGAAGCACTGTATAGAGAAAGGAACGTTGCATTTGTATATCGTGACCACCACCGCAATCGAGAAGAATGCCGAGATCACGATCAGACACGAGCAGCACGACCTGTTGCTTTCGCCGAATCCGAACGGGCCTATGGTGCCTATCGTTTGCGCGTGTAACAATCCAAGAGAGTGTCAAATAGCTTCGGTGAACCAGTTGAGTAGAAGAGGAAGTAACGGATCGTTAGCTGAAAATGCCGA TGGTCGTGAAAGGAGACGGAGGGGCAGGCGAAATACGGTGTGTGAGGACAGTGATTCCTCTACAGCAATGCCTAGTACCAGTGTCACGCAACCTACACCACCGCCTGTGACGACACCAGCGGCAGTGTCCCCGGCGCCAGCTAGGAGGACAATTACACCCACCATGACGACTGTGACTCGGCAGACGCCTAAAGAGGAACCACCAGCAACCATTGTACAACAACCACAAACGTCACCAAATTTGACTCAAGTCACAGCTCCGGAAACCAAGAAGGACAAGAAGAAGATGACTagggaagaaaggaaaatgGAGGCCATTATGAAAGCGTTCGAACGATTGGAGAAGGCGGAGCAAAGGAAGCAAGAGGTTCAGGCCAGGAATGCGCAAAGAAAGGAATCCGGTAGTACGCATAGCGACAACGAGGACAATCCAACCACAACGATAACATCGAAACAGAAACAACAAAGTTCCGAGAGGCCATTGAGACGAAAGAAGAGGAAAGGTAGAACCAGAACTTCGTCCCAGTCGCAAAGCGGTAGTCGGAGATCAAGGCTAAATTCCGCGGATTCAGACGTCTCGTCTGGAGAAGAGAGCAACTCCATGCAGTCACCACCATTGTCGAGTCAGAACCACTCGCAAAGCCGCGACGCACCTTATTCATCCCATTTACATACTCCAGGCAAGAACACGAATGATAATATGAACACGGGATCCGGGCATCAAGGAATACCAACAGCTGCCGGCTTATTGTTGGCTTTAGCGAATTCTAACGCGCCTGGACCTAGTTCTCCTCCACTGCAACAACCAACCCCTGTGAAGAGTCCAACATGCGACAGCGGAGCGAGCAGTAGTTCTCAAAGTTCTACTCCACCTACTCCTCTTTCATCAGCTTGCTTGCTGGTCGCAGCGGCGGTTGGTCCATTAGCACCTGGCTTCAAATTCCCAAAGACTAAGAAGGTCCTAATGAACGAGTGGTTAAAGGAGTCGCCTGATCCACCTCAAGCCAACGTACCTCAAGTGTCCCCATTGCCAGCATTGCCCTCAGCACCTCTCCCCAATTCCATCAATCCGCTTTGCAGGTCGACGGATTTCTCATTGCCCGCAGATTCGTCCGCGGAGTTCCTGAGTCAGAGTTATGCGGCCAAAAGTCTAGCTACTTTGGTACAAGCAGCCAATTCCGTCTCTGGTATTTGCGATTCGCCACCGCAACGCAAACAAGCAATCACTGGTAACACGGTGTGTCCTGTCTCGTCGGGCTCTGCTAAGAAGAGGTGGCTGCGGCAAGCTATTTCTGAGGAGTGTGATTCGCCGAATAGTAGACCGGAAAGTCCGCCAGCCAGTGAGATGGTAGCTCCGCCGAAAAAGAGGCGAATAGCGAGAGAAAGCTTGTCATCAGACAATTACACACCACCCACGACGCCAACTATGCTTCATCCCGAAGCCGTTCCCAATGCTAGATCTCTCTGCCCGACAGAA GATGACTATATTGAACACCTTCAGTCACCTATGATGGAACATACAGATGAAAGACATCTAGATTCCATGGAATCCATAAAACAGGAAGAACCTCCGGAAGAGAAGTTGCGACAGAAATTGTGCATTGAGATACCGCCTCAAAATTTTCACATGAAAACTCTGAAGACCGAAGAGACTGTTGAAATCGTGCCGATGGATTCATTGGTGAAAGAAAAGAGTATCGAGCTGAAAGTGGAGCCGAAGGAGGAAGAAATGTACTGCGAGCCTCCAGAGCAGTTAGATTTGAAGCCAATCAAGGAAGAATTACGTTTAGTCAAGAACGAAATAGATTACCAAAGGGACAGGATTAAGAAGGAGCACGTTATTAAACAAGAAGTTGTGGACATGGAGAAAGGCACTGTTGAAATAGTGGATCAAAATGAAGAGGGGGACACGGAGATGGAGGACCTCAGTTCCCCCATCGACGCCATGGAATCCGATGCCATATTGAAGCAGCGAGTGGACGAGATGAGGTTAGAGTTTGGTGGTACCATAAACGAAATAGAGAGTGAAAAGTGTGACGACGAAGACAGAAAGCAAGACAGCATGAGGTGCGAGGTGAAGTCTGACGATAATATGTCCATCGACGAATTCGACGTTGAGGCTCAGATGAAGAAGATCACCGGGGATGATGGGAATGACTACAAGGAGAAGGTAGACACCAGTTCAGAGAAAGACAAAAGTATGGACGGTATAGAGGGTTTGATGGAGAGCTCCAAGGAAGACTCCGAATCTGAGGACAAGGATCTAGAGGACGTGAAATATGAAACGTCGTTCAAATCCTTTAGCATAGATCACGAAGAAAGGATGTTCAAGGAATTTGAAAACAAAGTGGATCAGGAGGACATTATCGAACACGAGATGAAAGACGTAGAACAAACTGAAGAATCTCAAAAGCCGGAACAGCCGTCCGTATTCGTTGCCTCCTCGGAGGAGTCCATATTCGAGTCCACATCGTCCAACATGGACGCGGAGTCCATCGCCGAACCACCTAAGATATTTCATTCCATTCCACCGTTAAGCGAACGTATCCGGAAGAAAACAGAGGCAAGTGCTTCGAAGAGCCAATTGAACTTCGAAGCAGCCATCATTGAATCCACCATCGACATAGAGTCTTCGGATGGGTCCAAAAACGGGGAACAGAAATCCATGTTGTCCACGGCGTTGAGGGAATTGCTGGAAGCGAAGTTGGATGATCTGGCGCCGGAAGAGGTGAAAGAGGAAACGGTTGATGAAAACAGTACCACGTTCATTGAAACGAAATCCGAGACATCCGAGCAGAGTGTAGACGTCCCAGATACATCCCTTAGGACTGTTCCCCAGGAGGTACATATTGAGGAGATTCCGGTTAAAGAGGAAGAAGCTGCTCCACACAAAGAAGTAAAACGACTGAAGGACCCCAGAACAGTTGTTCCCAATAGTATGCCTGCACCTGCATTTAAACCTGATGCAATTCCTCCAGTTAAACGAAAG tTATCCATATCAGAATATCGGAAACGTAAACAGCAATCATCGGGCACCCCACCAGATCCCGAACCGTCACCTACCGACGCGTCTACCACAGATAAGGGAAGTGCGAGAGGTAGATCAGACAGCGCAAGTAGTGGCACTTCGTCGCTTAGTTCAGATGAGGAAGCATCGAAGATACCTTCTCTTTCCCTCGACCTACCTGGACTCACCGCATTACCGCTCTTCAATAATGCGGAAGGTGAAGAGAAGAAAGGTAACG GGGGCGAAGAAGGTACCATCGGCTGGTCTGCCGCTCCGACTCTAGTCGAACGCCAACGGGAGAACCTCACCGAGAGATTGAAACGAGAATTTGGGTTATTCTTGAGCGACGACGAGGAAGAAAGAGCTCGCAAGCATG GTTTAACAGCAGAGGCGATACTGAAAGCCCGCAAATCATCTCCTCCACATCCAACCGTTTCGAATACTCCGCCAGGCTACCCAGTACCACCTCAGCTACCTCCTCAACCCTACATTCCTCCCCCTGGTTCCGCGTCCATCCACTACCCCCAATTCCAAGCGAAGCCTTGTCCCGTTCAGTATCCAACGTTCACAGTTCCTCAGAACGCACCGCAGCCAGTCTACGCCAACGCACAAGCGTCGAGCAACAAACAACAACCGCAGCAACAGTTTCTGGTGCCGCAAGCTTCGCAGGCTCCGCCAGGATCGAACCCGTATCCTCCGCAATTTATTCCGCCAACTACCACCGCAGTGTCGATCTCGAAGTTCTCCTCGACTACGCCACCACCGTCGGGTAACCAAATGTACCCGGCGTCCGGTCAGTCTCAAAAGCCATTCTACAATCATCCTGCTTCCAGGTCTTAA